The Chlorocebus sabaeus isolate Y175 chromosome 16, mChlSab1.0.hap1, whole genome shotgun sequence genome window below encodes:
- the P2RX1 gene encoding P2X purinoceptor 1, with amino-acid sequence MARRFQEELAAFLFEYDTPRMVLVRNKKVGVIFRLIQLVVLVYVIGWVFLYEKGYQTSSGLISSVSVKLKGLAVTQLPGLGPQVWDVADYVFPAQGDNSFVVMTNFIVTPKQTQGYCAEHPEGGICKDDSGCTPGKAKRKAQGIRTGKCVAFNDTLKTCEIFGWCPVEVDDDIPRPALLREAENFTLFIKNSISFPRFKVNRRNLVEEVNAAYMKTCLYHKILHPLCPVFQLGYVVQESGQNFSTLAEKGGVVGITIDWHCDLDWHVRHCKPIYEFHGLYEEKNLSPGFNFRFARHFVENGTNHRHLFKVFGIRFDILVDGKAGKFDIIPTMTTIGSGIGIFGVATVLCDLLLLHILPKRHYYKQKKFKYAEDMGPGADERDLAATSSTLGLQENMRTS; translated from the exons ATGGCACGGCGGTTCCAGGAGGAGCTGGCCGCCTTCCTCTTCGAGTATGACACCCCCCGCATGGTGCTGGTACGCAACAAGAAGGTGGGCGTTATCTTCCGACTGATCCAGCTGGTGGTCCTGGTCTACGTCATCGG GTGGGTGTTCCTCTACGAGAAGGGCTACCAGACCTCCAGCGGCCTCATCAGCAGCGTGTCTGTGAAACTCAAGGGCCTGGCCGTGACCCAGCTCCCTGGCCTCGGCCCCCAGGTCTGGGATGTGGCTGACTACGTCTTCCCAGCCCAG GGGGACAATTCCTTCGTGGTCATGACCAATTTCATCGTGACCCCAAAGCAGACTCAAGGCTACTGTGCAGAG CACCCAGAAGGGGGCATATGCAAGGATGACAGTGGCTGTACCCCTGGGAAGGCCAAGAGGAAGGCCCAAG GCATCCGCACGGGCAAGTGTGTGGCCTTCAACGACACCTTGAAGACGTGTGAGATCTTTGGCTGGTGCCCAGTGGAGGTGGATGACGACATCCCGCG CCCTGCCCTTCTTCGAGAGGCCGAGAACTTCACTCTTTTCATCAAGAACAGCATCAGCTTCCCACGCTTCAAGGTCAACAG GCGCAACTTGGTGGAAGAGGTGAACGCCGCTTACATGAAGACCTGCCTCTATCACAAGATCCTGCACCCCCTGTGCCCAGTCTTCCAGCTTGGATACGTGGTGCAGGAGTCAGGCCAGAACTTCAGCACCCTGGCTGAGAAG GGCGGAGTGGTTGGCATCACCATCGACTGGCACTGTGACCTGGACTGGCACGTACGACACTGCAAACCCATCTACGAGTTCCATGGGCTGTACGAGGAGAAAAATCTCTCCCCAGGCTTCAACTTCAG GTTTGCCAGGCACTTTGTGGAGAACGGGACCAACCACCGTCACCTCTTCAAGGTGTTTGGGATTCGCTTTGACATCCTGGTGGACGGCAAG GCCGGGAAGTTTGACATCATCCCCACGATGACCACCATCGGCTCTGGAATTGGCATCTTTGGGGTG GCCACAGTTCTCTGTGACCTGCTGCTGCTCCACATCCTGCCCAAGAGACACTACTACAAGCAGAAGAAGTTCAAGTACGCTGAGGACATGGGGCCAGGGGCG GATGAGCGTGACCTCGCAGCCACCAGCTCCACCCTGGGCCTGCAGGAGAACATGAGGACGTCCTGA